In the Hordeum vulgare subsp. vulgare chromosome 7H, MorexV3_pseudomolecules_assembly, whole genome shotgun sequence genome, one interval contains:
- the LOC123410536 gene encoding pathogenesis-related protein PRB1-2, with protein sequence MQTPKLAILLALAMAAAMVNLSQAQNSPQDYVSPHNAARSAVGVGAVSWSTKLQAFAQNYANQRINDCKLQHSGGPYGENIFWGSAGADWKAADAVNSWVNEKKDYNYGSNTCAAGKVCGHYTQVVWRASTSIGCARVVCNNNRGVFITCNYEPRGNIVGQKPY encoded by the coding sequence ATGCAGACGCCCAAGCTAGCCATCTTGCTCGCCCTAGCCATGGCAGCCGCCATGGTTAACCTTTCCCAGGCGCAGAACTCGCCGCAGGACTACGTCTCACCCCACAACGCGGCCCGCTCCGCCGTCGGCGTGGGCGCCGTGAGCTGGAGCACGAAGCTGCAGGCGTTCGCCCAGAACTACGCCAACCAGAGGATCAACGACTGCAAGCTCCAGCACTCGGGCGGGCCGTACGGGGAGAACATCTTCTGGGGGTCGGCTGGCGCCGACTGGAAGGCAGCGGACGCGGTGAACTCGTGGGTGAACGAGAAGAAGGACTACAACTACGGCTCCAACACCTGCGCGGCGGGGAAGGTGTGCGGACACTACACGCAGGTGGTGTGGCGCGCATCGACCAGCATAGGCTGTGCTCGTGTCGTCTGCAACAACAACCGCGGCGTCTTCATCACCTGCAACTACGAGCCCCGCGGGAACATCGTTGGACAGAAACCATACTAA